The Erigeron canadensis isolate Cc75 unplaced genomic scaffold, C_canadensis_v1 Conyza_canadensis_unscaffolded:334, whole genome shotgun sequence sequence ACCCCTCCCTTGACACACACATGGTCTGaagagtaatatatatataatattttgaatattgaAGATCAATTGGGATGCTCATTTGGGGGTGGTTGTTGTGGATAACATGTCATCAACAAACAAAGCCCTGATCAAATGAAGCACATTGATATCGATAGACATGTTATCAAAAGAAAATGTCAGATAGGGAAAAAAATGCAGTTCAAACGATCCATCTTGACTCAACTAATCAAATCTGGCTCTGCCCGATTAAGTGATGGATCTTCCTCTGTTCAAGATCCAACTAACAGTTCAAATCGATGGATCTTTACCCGGGTCTGCTATATATTGTAAATCAAAAATTAGTGGAATGTTATTTGGGATAGGGTAGTAGCATCACTCAAACTAGAACAATCATGTAAGAGGTAATTAAGTCACCAAATGACGACATAAACCAACTAATCCATCTCCCAAAATTTCCCTTTCTAATAAATCAAATCCTTGTCTCTGGTGGGAATAAATACACCAAACGCTCATCTAACGACATGTTCAATCATGCTAAAAATGCTGTAATATTTGTGAGTAGATAAGTTGCAAAAACAACCCGAAGGCTGAAACCGGTGCAAAATCTGCCAAAAATGGCTATTGGCAAAAAGAGCTACAAGCTAGGAGCTAAAAAGAGTGTCTGTGTGCTCACTGATTGCGTTTTGTGCACATTAAATGATGACTCTTCACAaccaaactttaaaaaaagaataggAGATCATTGGTTTAACTGTTAGCAATACTCCTCACCAAGGTTGAATGACGACTGTTTTTAAGAATAATCCATAATTATACAGATTCGATACCATTTTACCTAAAGATGGTTACTACTAGAAACTAATATATTGATTGTATGTTTACAGTAAGTATgcacaaataatatatatggacTCGTGCAAGTAACCGAAATCAGTGCCTACTACACAACTTGGGCCGACGGATAAGCTCACATGGGGTTCCATTCTAAAACTCAATGGTTCCATTCTAAATACAACATACTTTCATAACCCCGACTTTCGGAATTTAATATACCAAAGCTCACCTAAAGACGTGTTCGACCGCCGAAACCAATGATATCTTTTTGGAACTAACTTGGCTGCATGTTTTTAGGCTAAAGAAATACGTATATTGTGAGGAAGAAATAATTGAAATTTTAGGTCCATAAGAAGTCGTGCTAATctacactataactttttttcgGTTTGGCAAGCCACTAAAAGTGCGAGTGAATGTCGGAAATCAGTCTTTACACAAGAAAAGTGAGCGGATTTAGCATCTGGTTAATGCCAAAAAGCTAGATTCAGTTTGTTACCAGATTTGGTTAGAAAAATCAGGTCCTCGTGCTGTTAACTAGAAGTGTTGGTGTGTCTAAGATTCTCATCAGAAATAGTTTATTCGATTGAGAAAATGGCTTCAAAAGTACATACCACTAAATAGTACTGCATCTTGTTTTGGCTTCTTACTCACTCAAATTCGTATCCCTGTAACAATTTTCAAGAATTTGTTTCATTAAAAAAGACCGAACTTTTAAGAGCATTTCAAGAATACGTTAAAACAATATAGAGAGCTGAACACCACTAACCTCTTCAATTTGTCCGTATAAAGGAGTTGACCCCTTCCGTTGCATCACACAACCCAAAATTTGTGTCTATTAATCTGAGTTTTGGAGTAGTAGATTTTCCATTGGTAAAAGTTGTTATTTGGACAATCTCTTATTTCCAGGGTATCTAATGATGGCCAATGAATAGTCTCCATCCCTAAGCAAAAGCCCTTGAGACTCCAAAGGTCACGAAGGGTTAGTGATCTTAGACAAGGAAACTCCACCTCGTTCTCTTTCTGTCATCATCATGTTCCCTTTCATCTTTTTGTGGTCCCGTTGAGTCTTTCCatctcatcttcatcttcttttctaTCGTTGTTTTGTtgtcttcttcatcattttcatcttcatcttcttttcatCTTCCACCACGATTATCTCCATTTCTCCGCAGTAGCTTATAACTAGCTCTTGGAGTTGCAATAAACTACCAACCATGGAAATAGTAATACATGTTTTAACTATAACAACCAACAATAGATAGTCTTGTTAGGTTTGGAAACTTCAATACTGTCCACTGTTTGCTCTTCCATAAACACTTGATATCAGACAACCTTGAGAATTCCATCTCTCTTACTTCCAGAACAGAATGTGTTTGCTGGTTCAAACCACTGCTCATTTCGAATGTTTCGAATATCTCCTTTACCGCGGAACACCATGATATTTTCATCTTTTCAATCTTCTGAAGATGCTGCAACTCATTGTGTCGAATTATAAATCTCGGATTACCCACCCACCTGTCTCGCACATCAGCTTTGATCAAGTGATTGTAGAACCAGGGCATCCTCGTTCTTGGTGAAATAGGGGGGAGTGAGGTGGTTGAACCATCCAAACTTGGATCATATGGAACCTTCTGCTGGAAGATACATACATATGAtcaaaaaaattagtaaaaaccATAAAGGTCGACATACATTTGACAGAATTACGTACTAATaaagtattttgaaaaaaagaagtattaatcatcaaaataaaaataaaaacatgcctcttgttgttgttgttgcaagAAGGCAGCAGTAGTTGTAGGAGGAGGATGGAACAAGTTGTTGATTTTGCCACATTCCACACTATGTTCTCCCATGTCTGATTCCACGTATTTCAGCATCGGAGTATTCGAGTGACCTTCTGTAAACATTCTCATTTTTGGGCATTTCAGTATCACAACTCTATCCAATACAGGCCATCGAAAGTCATTCGTACCCAAGAAAAAACCCTCAAGATTAGGTAGACTATGTAATTGATAGACTTGAGGGACCGGAATACatcagaagatgatgatgaggatgtgGTGTGGTTTCATCTTTTCTTCCTCATGCTCTTGACAATCACTCGGATACCAGGACACGATCTTATTTCTAAATGTTGGAGTTTGGTGAGGCTTTGAAGAGTGGAAAAAGGGAATACATCTCTCAATTGGGGACAATTAAAGATATACACCCTCCTTAGATTACGCAAATCTAAGGAATAATCACCCTCCTTCTTTATAGATTAAGGAATAATCACCCTCCATAACGACAATTAAAGATATACACCCTCCTTCTTTATAGATTAAGAAATAATCAAatgtaaaattaaacaaaaaaacaccCCCAAAATGTCATCTTGTTctattgaaaatcaaaacccTAACACTCCTTCTTCACCATGGTCAACGCTCTGGTCAAAGAACAAAAAGTTTTCGATCACGCCGTTTTCAGCACCATTCGCCGCCGTTCTTTCTACCGGAAACCACCACCTACTCCCCGCCGTTCATCCCCACCGTCACCGGAATATTTCACCGCCGTTTCCAATTTCCCCCAATttgaaaaaaccgaaaccctaGTTCCAAATTCTTCTCAAATTGATTACATTTCTCAGATTCCAGAAGCAACCCAGTTGAGGATTCTGTCTGAATTTGAAGAAAGTTTTCAAAAGAAGTCAAATTCATGGTTTCTAAAAGCTGGTTGAATTTGCAGGGTAGTTTAGTGAGGTctattagggtttttgattGGGGTTTTGTTGTTTCGGGGCGGATGTTTTTGCGGTTTCCGAATCTTATTGATGTTGATTTGGTTAATGGCATTGTTAGTTTTGAGAAATTGTCGAAAAGTTCGAGCCTTTTTTCGTTAGGAGGTGAGTTGGTCCGTTTTGTGTCGATTCAGATGTTTTTTGTTTAAAGAATAGTAATTTACGAGCTGTCGAGGAAGTAGATTTGGGGTTGAGAAATTTGAGTAGAGTGTACCCAACTCTGCAAAGACTTGTTGTGATAAATTGTAGTGAGATTGGGTTATTGGATGTAGCAGAAAATTGTAGCACATTGCAAGAGCTTGCTTTGCATTGTTGTAATGATCAGGTGTTACGCGCGATTGCAGCATTTGATAATTTGCAGATATTGAAGTTGAGTGGGACTGTTGATGGGTTTTATAGCTCGTTGGTGTCGGATATTGGGTTAACTATTTTAGCTCAAGGGTGTAAGAGGTTGGTTAAGCTTGAACTTAGAGGATGTGAGGGAGCTATGATGGAATTAAAGATATTTGTTAATGTTAACGATGATGATACGACTCCACCaccactattattattattattattattattattattattattattattattattatcgcCACTTCCTTCCCCAATTCTGACATCATTAACCACCACCCTCCTTTTTATTTCGAACACATCTTTCATTGAATCACATGACCATATATCCAATTCTTGGAGATGTTGCATATGGGCTAATGCATAGGATGGAATCGCACTAGAGAGCGCACTGCAGTCCTCTATCTTTATAACTCTGGAGTATTGGCACAAAGACCACCGAAGAGCAACAACTTCTTCTCCTCCAGGCTGCACaccatcataaataaatcattcaatgtataatttaatatatttatatttatcaaaaaacaAAGCACACTCCATCTACCAGTAGTATATTTATCAAGCTACCAAActacaatatttatatttatatagttatatatatactaaactaAATTAAACCCGGTTAACTAAAAATtctaatcaaatattttttaaaatatgataaagCTCTTTATATAACTTAGAGAGGattattttttgattagttGACAATTGTGGAAGATTGCCATATAGTATTTTTATGATTTGTCATACTTacattaattttctaattttaagcattcttttaaaaattatattttatccTATTCAtcattaataataacaaaaaaattaaaaatgaaaaaataataaaaaagaaaaaatcggTTAACAAGTAggctattatattattttaattttaatttattatcattataataaaTTGATCCatgtatatcttttaaaaaaacttaatgatatattcacatattaatatattattatattattattattattattattattattattatttattattattattattatattattacaaatTGCTCTATGTATATCTCTTAAATTCAAGTTATATGATTTTACAAGTTTGTACGGTATTTTTTAtgcaaatttatataattaggcTACagatcaaaatatttttatctatatcattttgaagtttgatatttttttctATATCAAAATTGCTTTTTAATCATGAGCTCGTgtcacaaaaatatatttacagatgagaatatttatatttggaTATTGATAttcaaaaatgatatatttttatgtatgtgaTTTGGAAGTTGTCACTAGAATCGTGATCTCGTGTTATATACAATTTCGTACATATGAACTTGGTGTAATTTGCTCTAATGAttgactaatatatatttactttctaatataaaaatataagatatttacaaaaaaatttataactatGTTTATATACTTGAAAGtaatcaagaaaaaaataaatgtccaatttgtagttttttcaaatcaaatgaagATGTAGAAAAGTATTTATGTTTTCAATGTTAGTTTGTgtaattgattttattttattttttattcttacaGTATCTTAtacttttaatgttttttttttcattatgtcagtatttttatatgtataaatatattttttttatatgattccCCCATGTTTCACGCGGGTTATAATCTAgctaaaataaaactaatttcTTAAATGCACGCAAGTATTAATcaaacttataatttgtaaatttgaatttatatcTCAACATTTTTGTTGTTATGAAGCAATTGTTAACTTGGATTTTATTGAGTTTgttatggtatatatatatatacacacaatataAAGTTAAGTTATAGTTACTTAGTTAGCACAAAAGTGATAGAATGAAGAGATTAATGAGtgaatttatgattttgtattaaTGATGATGCTATGTATTTATGATAATTCTTATGATGTTAATGAGGTTGTTCATGCATTGTATTAGAGTTCGTGTGATAATGTAATGATTTATGAGATAACTTATG is a genomic window containing:
- the LOC122584482 gene encoding uncharacterized protein LOC122584482, giving the protein MRMFTEGHSNTPMLKYVESDMGEHSVECGKINNLFHPPPTTTAAFLQQQQQEQKVPYDPSLDGSTTSLPPISPRTRMPWFYNHLIKADVRDRWVGNPRFIIRHNELQHLQKIEKMKISWCSAVKEIFETFEMSSGLNQQTHSVLEVREMEFSRLSDIKCLWKSKQWTVLKFPNLTRLSIVGCYS